From a single Cotesia glomerata isolate CgM1 linkage group LG6, MPM_Cglom_v2.3, whole genome shotgun sequence genomic region:
- the LOC123266452 gene encoding phosphatidylinositol N-acetylglucosaminyltransferase subunit C gives MKSMTHHHNFRTSKPWRKNLYENHGLPDNYTDSSFLHDLRKNINPNNVTTKEALLLGASISIQLSIVILFVIVFIWLKSEWATPNTIFVYSSLLTMVGYLLYIKKFPNITEKISKDSRTALIYLVFGYILSPVLKTLTETVSTDTIYAMTIFMFFIHLVFSKYGSPPVSLSDSLSITSSIFGSLMLASRLVSSLHAFSLLTVAVQCFVLLPFLLSIKQNNNIAISLVLTLITLYYLINVSTILSYVFIIVTIFISVICPLLYVRWQKYKDNIYGPWDEAVITK, from the coding sequence ATGAAGTCTATGACTCATCATCATAATTTTCGAACATCAAAGCCatggagaaaaaatttatacgaaAATCATGGACTACCCGATAATTACACCGACAGTTCATTTTTACATGACCTtcgtaaaaatataaacccgAATAATGTAACCACAAAAGAAGCATTGCTACTAGGTGCTAGTATATCAATACAATtgagtattgtaattttatttgtaatagtaTTCATTTGGTTAAAAAGCGAATGGGCAACTCCAAATACTATATTTGTTTACAGTTCATTATTAACAATGGTCGGTTACTTgctttacattaaaaaatttcctaatatcactgaaaaaatatctaaagaTTCTCGTACAGCATTAATATATCTAGTATTCGGTTACATTTTATCTCCGGTGTTGAAAACATTAACCGAAACCGTAAGCACAGATACTATTTACGCGATGacaatatttatgtttttcattcatttggTATTTAGTAAATACGGTTCACCACCAGTATCATTATCTGATTCTCTGTCAATAACATCATCGATTTTTGGATCATTGATGCTAGCTTCACGTTTGGTATCATCTCTTCATGCATTTTCTCTTCTCACTGTTGCTGTACAgtgttttgttttattgccatttttattgtctatcaaacaaaataacaatattgcAATATCATTagtattaactttaataacgttgtattatttaattaatgtatcaACAATATTATCTTATGTGTTTATCAttgttactatttttatttctgtcaTCTGTCCATTGTTGTATGTCAGATGGCAGAAATAtaaagataatatttatgGACCGTGGGATGAGGCTGTtattactaaataa